One genomic window of Mucilaginibacter sp. SJ includes the following:
- a CDS encoding LytR/AlgR family response regulator transcription factor codes for MQLKCVAIDDEPLALQIIEKYVAEYPALTLVNTFEDAISGGEYLKLNKVDVLFIDINMPDITGIDLVKSLADKPMIIFTTAYKNYAYEGYELEAVDYLLKPINNLRFGTAVQKAIGYYQYKHTDTPNESDFLYVHSEYRLIKINIKDIEYIESMQDYIKIHILGASKPVLTLMPLKTAIEKLPASKFIRIHRSFVVARDQIRSIHNRKVKLTDVELPVGTNYTDFIKDWHK; via the coding sequence ATGCAATTAAAATGTGTAGCTATTGATGATGAGCCGCTGGCCCTTCAAATAATTGAAAAATATGTAGCCGAATATCCCGCGCTAACATTGGTTAATACTTTTGAGGATGCTATATCGGGTGGGGAATACCTGAAACTGAACAAGGTAGATGTGCTGTTCATAGATATTAACATGCCTGATATTACCGGTATCGACCTGGTAAAATCATTGGCCGATAAACCAATGATCATTTTTACCACTGCCTACAAAAATTACGCATATGAAGGTTACGAATTGGAAGCGGTTGATTACCTGCTGAAACCAATCAATAACCTGCGCTTTGGCACGGCGGTTCAAAAAGCAATTGGTTATTACCAGTACAAACATACCGATACCCCAAATGAAAGCGATTTCCTGTATGTGCATTCAGAATACAGGCTGATCAAGATCAATATTAAAGACATTGAATATATTGAAAGCATGCAGGATTACATCAAGATCCATATACTGGGGGCATCCAAACCCGTGCTTACACTTATGCCCTTGAAAACTGCTATTGAAAAACTGCCTGCTTCAAAGTTTATCCGCATTCATCGCAGCTTCGTGGTAGCGCGTGATCAGATCAGGTCTATCCACAACCGCAAGGTAAAACTAACCGATGTAGAGCTTCCTGTAGGTACAAACTATACCGATTTTATCAAAGACTGGCACAAATAA
- a CDS encoding response regulator → MKTAGDKKTILVLDKNSRMLSVIDDIMYYGDFNVHLTYDPNAIYDKAKVINPDLIILDYLLVDNDCELVCRDFKDDKQLCNVPIIIVTAFKTKKAQADSYKCDALFVKPMDMEVLASRIEYLMAS, encoded by the coding sequence ATGAAAACAGCAGGCGATAAAAAAACCATCTTAGTACTTGATAAAAACAGCCGGATGTTATCGGTAATTGATGACATTATGTACTATGGCGATTTTAATGTGCATTTAACTTATGACCCCAATGCCATATATGACAAGGCCAAGGTGATTAATCCGGATTTGATCATTTTGGATTATTTGTTGGTAGATAACGATTGTGAACTGGTTTGCCGGGACTTTAAGGATGATAAGCAACTATGCAATGTACCTATCATTATTGTAACCGCTTTTAAAACAAAAAAAGCACAGGCCGACTCCTATAAATGCGATGCCTTGTTTGTAAAACCGATGGATATGGAAGTGCTTGCATCGAGGATAGAATACCTGATGGCATCCTGA
- a CDS encoding aspartyl protease family protein has translation MPKVYFLLIMLLFTCSFNAAGSEHVTINGITFKNAKPDPSPTGDFKTLVVPIKRAGNLILIEAQVDTLEGNFVLDTGAPYLVLNETYFRYLPHVAEQESAGINGYANSSFITYIRNFNILELHYPKLRADVTDLSSIENGKRIKILGLLGTGLFSDFAITVDLFRNTLYIQKLDENGNIPEAEKVFHDRFMVSSFRMLNDVILLKGTVNDNALWFAFDSAAETSLLDYRRSKKLIPDMEVISRSKITGIGGTSIDVIYTRFDNLVVGDRKYIKNRILITNLEKMGNAYGYKIDGVLGYDFFVRGIFTINFVKKEFEMYIYSNQ, from the coding sequence ATGCCTAAGGTTTATTTTCTGTTGATCATGTTGCTTTTTACCTGCAGTTTCAATGCGGCAGGTAGCGAACACGTGACCATCAATGGCATCACCTTTAAAAATGCAAAACCTGATCCATCGCCCACCGGTGATTTTAAAACTTTAGTCGTTCCAATAAAAAGGGCCGGGAACCTGATCCTTATTGAAGCTCAGGTTGATACCCTTGAAGGCAATTTTGTGCTGGATACCGGCGCACCGTACCTGGTTTTAAACGAAACTTATTTCAGGTATCTGCCACACGTAGCCGAACAGGAATCGGCGGGCATTAACGGGTACGCTAACAGCTCATTTATAACTTATATCCGTAATTTTAACATCCTTGAATTGCATTATCCAAAGCTCCGGGCCGATGTTACCGATCTCTCATCTATAGAAAACGGTAAGCGGATCAAAATATTGGGATTGCTGGGTACCGGGCTGTTTTCCGATTTCGCGATCACTGTTGATCTTTTCAGAAATACACTATACATCCAAAAGCTTGATGAGAATGGTAACATCCCCGAAGCCGAAAAGGTATTTCACGATCGTTTTATGGTAAGTTCTTTCCGTATGCTCAATGATGTTATTTTACTGAAGGGTACTGTTAACGACAATGCGCTTTGGTTTGCTTTTGACAGCGCCGCCGAAACCAGTTTGCTCGACTACCGGCGTTCAAAAAAACTGATTCCTGATATGGAGGTTATCAGCCGCTCAAAAATTACGGGTATCGGCGGTACCTCTATCGATGTGATCTATACGCGCTTTGATAATTTGGTTGTCGGCGACCGAAAGTACATTAAAAACCGTATTTTAATAACCAATCTCGAAAAAATGGGGAATGCTTATGGCTATAAAATTGATGGTGTTTTAGGATATGACTTCTTTGTGCGCGGCATATTCACCATCAACTTTGTTAAAAAAGAATTTGAAATGTACATTTACAGTAACCAGTAA
- a CDS encoding methylated-DNA--[protein]-cysteine S-methyltransferase, whose product MKTQQEIDYTRIADAIGFFRENFKAQPKLDEVAEHVNLSPFHFQRMFKDWAGVTPKQFLQYLSVEHAKEILKHEDANVFNTALQTGLSGGGRLHDLFIKVEGMTPGEYRNGGAMLHINYSFADTPFGKVIVASTAKGICHMAFVDEGEEKALEQLKISFPNAVFNQLVDRIQQNALFIFTQDWSRLDEIKLHLKGTDFQIKVWETLLKVPPGGLTTYSSLAKKAGSENAYRAVGTAVGSNPVAFLIPCHRVIKSTGEIGQYHWGSTRKNAIIGWEAALKERVE is encoded by the coding sequence ATGAAAACTCAACAAGAGATAGATTATACCCGCATAGCCGACGCGATTGGCTTTTTCAGGGAGAATTTTAAGGCACAGCCTAAACTGGACGAAGTTGCGGAACATGTTAATTTAAGTCCCTTTCATTTTCAACGGATGTTTAAGGATTGGGCAGGGGTAACCCCAAAACAATTCCTGCAGTATTTGAGTGTGGAGCATGCCAAGGAAATATTGAAACATGAAGACGCGAATGTTTTTAATACCGCGCTGCAAACAGGTCTTTCGGGAGGTGGCCGGCTGCATGACCTTTTTATTAAGGTAGAAGGTATGACCCCCGGCGAATACCGTAACGGTGGAGCCATGCTGCATATCAACTATTCGTTTGCAGATACACCTTTTGGTAAGGTGATTGTAGCATCCACTGCTAAAGGGATTTGCCATATGGCTTTTGTTGATGAGGGCGAAGAGAAAGCATTGGAGCAACTGAAGATAAGTTTTCCTAATGCGGTATTCAACCAGTTAGTCGACAGGATCCAGCAGAACGCCCTTTTTATTTTTACGCAGGATTGGAGCCGTTTGGACGAGATCAAGCTGCATCTAAAAGGAACCGATTTCCAGATCAAAGTATGGGAAACATTATTAAAAGTACCTCCCGGCGGATTGACCACTTATTCCTCACTTGCCAAAAAAGCAGGCAGCGAAAATGCTTACCGCGCAGTCGGCACCGCAGTGGGTAGTAACCCCGTAGCGTTCCTGATCCCATGTCACCGGGTAATCAAATCAACTGGCGAAATCGGCCAGTATCATTGGGGCAGTACCCGTAAAAACGCAATAATAGGCTGGGAAGCAGCGCTGAAGGAGCGGGTTGAATAA
- a CDS encoding PqqD family protein: MKLKSNIATSENGFIFNPATGDSFSGNSMAAQLLEAMKSGKNEDDIKQDILSRYEVSESQLNRDWDNWMLQLKEANLLEI; this comes from the coding sequence ATGAAACTCAAAAGCAACATAGCTACCAGCGAAAACGGGTTTATTTTTAACCCTGCCACCGGCGATTCATTTTCCGGCAACAGTATGGCGGCACAACTGCTTGAGGCTATGAAAAGCGGCAAAAATGAAGATGATATCAAGCAGGATATTCTGAGCAGGTATGAGGTGAGCGAAAGCCAGCTTAACAGGGATTGGGATAATTGGATGCTGCAGCTAAAAGAAGCAAACCTGCTCGAAATTTAA
- a CDS encoding DUF488 domain-containing protein: MKIKLKRVYEPYTEADGVRVLVDRLWPRGIKKEDQRIDKWFKDVAPSNELRKWYNHDPEKFEAFNQKYRAEIEGAKALDELVDYIRQHKTVTLVFSSKEPKLNNAVVLSKIIEEHIA, from the coding sequence ATGAAGATTAAACTTAAACGGGTTTATGAACCATATACCGAGGCAGATGGCGTTAGGGTTTTGGTGGACCGCCTTTGGCCGCGGGGGATAAAAAAGGAAGACCAACGAATTGACAAGTGGTTTAAAGATGTAGCTCCATCTAACGAACTAAGAAAATGGTACAACCATGATCCTGAAAAATTTGAAGCCTTTAACCAAAAATACCGCGCCGAAATTGAGGGTGCAAAGGCTTTGGATGAATTGGTAGATTATATCAGGCAGCATAAAACAGTGACGCTGGTGTTTTCTTCAAAAGAGCCGAAATTAAATAATGCGGTAGTTTTAAGCAAGATAATCGAAGAGCATATCGCCTGA
- a CDS encoding Type 1 glutamine amidotransferase-like domain-containing protein, with translation MKLLLTSAGISNMSIQNTLVELLGKPVAEANALFIPTAIYAIPNGGEIVRKVICGSLGDPFCQLGWKSLGLLELTALPSIKKELWVDMLRETDVLLVGGGDCQYLTYWMQQSGLADLLPSLLQKMVYIGLSAGSMIMTRFGTTYGNHMLPVDSDKSLSFVDFAIHPHLDHESFPKNSLANIEKLAVSIPVPSYAIDDQTAIKVIDGAVEVISEGHWKLFTP, from the coding sequence ATGAAGCTACTTCTTACATCTGCCGGAATCAGTAATATGAGTATTCAAAATACTTTAGTAGAGCTGTTAGGCAAACCGGTTGCCGAAGCGAACGCCCTTTTTATTCCTACCGCGATATACGCCATACCTAACGGTGGTGAGATAGTACGAAAGGTTATTTGCGGATCGTTAGGCGATCCCTTTTGCCAATTAGGTTGGAAGTCGCTGGGCTTATTGGAACTTACCGCCTTACCCAGTATCAAAAAAGAGTTATGGGTTGATATGCTCCGGGAAACCGATGTTTTACTGGTAGGTGGCGGCGACTGCCAGTACCTGACCTATTGGATGCAGCAATCCGGGCTGGCGGATCTGCTGCCCTCGCTTTTACAAAAGATGGTATATATTGGTTTGAGTGCCGGTAGTATGATCATGACGCGCTTTGGTACTACCTATGGCAACCATATGCTGCCGGTTGATAGTGATAAGTCGTTAAGTTTTGTTGACTTTGCTATCCACCCGCATTTGGATCACGAGTCGTTTCCAAAGAATTCACTGGCCAATATTGAGAAACTGGCTGTTTCCATACCTGTACCATCATACGCTATTGACGATCAAACCGCAATTAAAGTGATTGACGGAGCCGTCGAAGTTATTTCTGAGGGGCATTGGAAATTATTTACTCCCTGA
- a CDS encoding sensor histidine kinase, protein MIRSKATTFFIHAAGWLVFLGFPLLFMNRTQQSSAGTYTVLFSPYYWLFCLTYISMFYLNAWYLVPKFVFRKRYVWYGLIVLLLSGCVYFLQPFDNLLLHNLIKENKPVATTAPNPQPIGPQITPTGIDSSAPNRQNMPFGPLPHEDLRMQDPSLKPTNRIIFIHQSGNIDMVGLFIFIIVMGLSVAIATVQKWQLTEQMVTRAEAEKAHAELSFLKAQINPHFLFNTLNNIYALSVTNSEHTSESIMKLSNIMRYVTDEVTEDFVLLQNEIDCINDYIDLQRLRLGKKTKLDFEVSGEIDNQKIPPLILMTFIENVFKYGVSKHQPSVINICLRVNGNQMLFICKNTIFEKRPASERKGIGIANNRQRLQHIYPNKHRLDISVADGNFIVELEINA, encoded by the coding sequence ATGATCCGCTCAAAAGCAACCACTTTTTTCATTCATGCTGCAGGCTGGCTTGTGTTTTTAGGGTTCCCGCTATTATTCATGAACCGCACACAACAAAGTAGCGCCGGCACCTATACCGTCCTGTTTTCGCCTTACTACTGGCTGTTTTGTCTCACCTATATATCTATGTTTTACCTGAACGCCTGGTACCTGGTGCCAAAGTTCGTGTTCCGTAAAAGATATGTCTGGTATGGGCTTATTGTGCTATTACTTTCAGGCTGCGTTTACTTTTTGCAGCCTTTTGATAACCTGCTTCTTCACAACCTCATTAAAGAGAATAAACCTGTAGCAACAACAGCCCCAAATCCGCAGCCTATAGGGCCGCAAATTACGCCAACGGGAATTGACAGCTCAGCACCTAATCGGCAAAATATGCCTTTTGGCCCGTTGCCGCACGAGGATCTGCGGATGCAGGACCCCAGCCTTAAACCCACCAACCGAATTATTTTTATTCATCAATCCGGTAATATTGATATGGTAGGTTTGTTTATTTTCATCATTGTGATGGGGCTGAGCGTTGCCATTGCTACGGTTCAAAAATGGCAGCTTACCGAACAGATGGTCACCCGTGCCGAAGCTGAAAAAGCCCATGCCGAACTTTCTTTCCTTAAAGCCCAGATCAATCCTCATTTTTTATTCAATACGCTGAATAATATTTATGCCTTATCGGTTACCAATAGTGAGCATACTTCCGAAAGTATCATGAAACTCTCTAACATCATGCGCTATGTAACCGATGAGGTAACGGAGGATTTTGTTTTACTGCAAAATGAAATTGATTGTATCAATGATTATATTGATCTGCAACGCCTGCGCCTCGGCAAAAAAACAAAGCTTGATTTTGAAGTTTCGGGCGAGATTGACAACCAAAAAATTCCGCCCCTGATACTGATGACCTTTATTGAAAACGTATTTAAATACGGCGTAAGTAAACATCAGCCATCAGTTATCAATATCTGTTTAAGGGTAAACGGCAACCAAATGCTGTTCATCTGCAAAAATACCATTTTCGAAAAACGACCTGCCTCCGAGCGGAAAGGGATCGGCATTGCCAATAACCGCCAGCGCCTGCAACATATTTATCCTAACAAACACCGGCTTGACATTAGCGTGGCCGATGGCAATTTCATTGTTGAACTGGAGATTAACGCTTAA
- a CDS encoding 2OG-Fe(II) oxygenase, whose protein sequence is MTPEQTLKDRIKNLDWDQINKTLHDKGFAIVKQVLRERYCDTLISDYDADAYRKTVNMERYRFGYGEYKYYNYPLPAIITDLRESVYPYIVPVANKWMNELGFDKQFPGTHEEMKQLSHEAGQTKPTALILQYTEGGFNTLHQDLYGEVYFPIQMVFMLDQHNRDYTGGEFVITEQIPRAQSKVNVLTPGMGDMVLFTTNFRPVKGSKGYYRVNMKHGVSPVHSGKRHSLGIIFHDALS, encoded by the coding sequence ATGACACCAGAACAAACACTTAAAGATCGTATCAAAAATCTTGATTGGGATCAAATTAATAAAACATTACATGACAAGGGTTTTGCAATTGTTAAACAGGTTTTACGTGAACGCTACTGCGATACATTAATCAGCGATTATGACGCAGATGCTTACCGCAAAACCGTCAACATGGAGCGCTACAGATTTGGATATGGCGAATACAAATATTATAATTACCCGCTTCCTGCAATTATAACCGATTTAAGGGAGAGCGTTTATCCGTACATCGTACCTGTGGCCAATAAATGGATGAATGAACTTGGTTTTGACAAACAATTCCCCGGCACCCATGAAGAAATGAAACAGTTAAGCCATGAAGCCGGGCAAACCAAACCCACAGCCCTGATATTGCAATACACAGAAGGCGGATTTAACACCCTGCACCAGGACCTTTACGGCGAAGTATATTTTCCCATCCAAATGGTTTTCATGCTCGATCAGCACAACAGAGACTATACCGGCGGCGAATTTGTAATTACTGAGCAAATTCCGCGGGCGCAATCAAAAGTTAATGTACTTACTCCCGGCATGGGTGATATGGTTTTATTTACCACTAACTTTAGGCCGGTAAAGGGAAGTAAAGGTTATTACAGGGTAAATATGAAACATGGTGTAAGCCCGGTTCACAGCGGTAAGCGCCATAGCCTGGGCATTATATTTCATGACGCGCTGTCTTAA
- a CDS encoding PhzF family phenazine biosynthesis protein, whose amino-acid sequence MTIPIYQADAFTDKLFGGNPAAICPLNEWLPDVTMQMIAIENNLAETAFFVKSREGYMLRWFTPEYEIDLCGHATLASAHILFSELGYERDVIHFETVKAGTLTVKRDGDKYTMDFPSRPPIPIEAPNGLAEALGEKQPVAFLRSRDYFIVYETEQDIRELTPDFFAMSKMDTVGIIATAPGENSDFVSRFFAPGAGIPEDPVTGSAHCNLIPYWAKRLGKDTLHAYQLSARRGELWCELKGDRVLMSGKAVTYLKGEIRV is encoded by the coding sequence ATGACCATCCCCATATACCAGGCCGACGCGTTTACCGATAAGCTTTTTGGCGGTAACCCGGCGGCTATTTGCCCGCTTAATGAATGGCTGCCTGATGTTACTATGCAAATGATAGCCATCGAAAATAACCTTGCAGAAACTGCTTTTTTTGTAAAAAGTCGGGAGGGCTATATGCTTCGCTGGTTTACGCCCGAGTATGAGATAGATCTTTGCGGGCATGCTACCCTGGCATCGGCTCATATTCTTTTTTCGGAGCTGGGATATGAGAGAGATGTAATCCATTTTGAAACAGTAAAAGCCGGAACGCTAACCGTAAAGCGCGATGGCGATAAATATACCATGGATTTTCCGTCGCGCCCGCCAATTCCCATTGAGGCGCCGAACGGATTAGCCGAAGCGCTTGGCGAAAAACAGCCTGTAGCTTTTTTACGCTCACGCGATTACTTCATTGTTTATGAAACCGAGCAGGATATCAGAGAACTTACGCCCGATTTCTTTGCCATGTCAAAAATGGATACGGTAGGGATCATAGCTACCGCACCCGGCGAAAACTCTGATTTTGTTTCCCGCTTTTTTGCCCCCGGCGCAGGCATCCCCGAAGATCCGGTTACCGGCTCGGCACATTGTAACCTGATCCCGTATTGGGCTAAACGCTTGGGTAAGGATACGCTTCACGCCTACCAGCTTTCGGCCCGCCGCGGTGAGCTTTGGTGCGAGCTTAAAGGTGACAGGGTATTGATGAGCGGTAAAGCGGTTACTTATTTGAAAGGGGAGATAAGGGTTTGA